A part of Streptomyces sp. DSM 40750 genomic DNA contains:
- a CDS encoding serine/threonine-protein kinase: MSSGANEQADGTGRLLAGRYRVVEQLGRGGMGVVWRAVDEVLHREVALKELRTYTDAAAPELADLGLRMQREARAAARVRHPGVVAVHDVAEVDGRPLIVMELVEGPSLDDVLRDRGLLDPPEAAAIGAKVMEALAAAHRVGVLHRDVKPGNILLDRSGRVVLTDFGIATMEDPGDGSATHLTRSGELVGSLDYLAPERAQGNDPGPASDVWALGATLYAAVEGSSPFRRTSAWTTLTAIVGEPLPEPQRAGALGPVLRQLMEKRPEHRPDADRARELLDAVAAGGELDSPTTGSDGSASRPRAETKRMVPSAPPGFGPPTAGAAPGGTGGGAGFGSTGPTPGSGPPQPVAEPGTGVSSAVVGPDADASQAAVPASGDVTTASSPGSRPRKGRALLAAVAVTVVLAATGVTVALLNGNDDTGTDARPPATDSTTATPSKGPSRGTVDLSDDSDAKEKGKDDEKSASPTEKAKEQEDKKTEASASPSKNAGGGTTGGSSEGSDSSGGSTAGGTTTGGGEPTPEPSCFPIGGGKYNCTVWRTAKSYTAAGTEVGVLNQGTNYFYCQQNLGRRETYGEWTNIWWAKTDDDSGNTNVFVSDVYIQGGDNDAPVPGLPVC, translated from the coding sequence GTGTCTTCGGGGGCGAACGAACAGGCGGACGGTACCGGGCGGCTGCTCGCCGGGCGGTACCGGGTCGTGGAGCAGCTCGGACGCGGCGGTATGGGGGTCGTCTGGCGGGCCGTGGACGAGGTGCTCCACCGCGAGGTCGCCCTCAAGGAACTGCGCACCTACACGGACGCGGCCGCGCCCGAACTGGCCGACCTGGGCCTGCGGATGCAGCGCGAGGCCCGGGCCGCCGCCCGCGTCCGGCACCCCGGAGTCGTCGCCGTGCACGACGTGGCCGAGGTCGACGGGCGCCCGCTGATCGTCATGGAGCTGGTCGAGGGGCCGTCCCTGGACGACGTCCTGCGCGACCGGGGCCTCCTCGACCCGCCCGAGGCCGCCGCCATCGGCGCCAAGGTCATGGAGGCGCTGGCCGCCGCCCACCGGGTCGGCGTACTGCACCGCGACGTCAAACCCGGCAACATCCTCCTCGACCGCTCCGGCCGGGTCGTCCTCACCGACTTCGGCATCGCCACCATGGAGGACCCGGGCGACGGCTCCGCCACCCACCTCACCCGCAGCGGCGAACTCGTCGGCTCCCTCGACTATCTGGCCCCCGAGCGCGCCCAGGGCAACGACCCCGGCCCCGCCTCCGACGTCTGGGCACTCGGCGCCACCCTGTACGCGGCCGTCGAGGGCTCGTCCCCGTTCCGGCGCACGTCCGCCTGGACGACGCTCACCGCGATCGTGGGCGAGCCGCTGCCCGAACCGCAGCGGGCGGGGGCGCTCGGGCCGGTTCTGCGGCAGCTGATGGAGAAGCGCCCGGAGCACCGCCCGGACGCCGACCGGGCCCGGGAACTGCTGGATGCCGTGGCCGCCGGGGGCGAGCTCGACTCCCCGACGACCGGGTCGGACGGGTCGGCGTCGCGGCCGAGGGCGGAGACCAAGCGGATGGTTCCTTCGGCGCCGCCGGGGTTCGGGCCGCCGACGGCGGGCGCGGCACCCGGTGGGACGGGCGGGGGAGCCGGGTTCGGTTCGACGGGCCCGACCCCCGGCTCCGGGCCGCCACAGCCGGTCGCCGAGCCCGGCACCGGCGTGTCCTCCGCGGTCGTCGGCCCCGATGCGGACGCCTCGCAGGCAGCCGTGCCCGCGTCGGGAGACGTCACCACCGCGTCCTCGCCCGGCAGCCGCCCCCGCAAGGGCCGTGCCCTGCTCGCCGCCGTGGCCGTCACCGTTGTCCTCGCCGCCACCGGCGTCACGGTCGCCCTGCTCAACGGGAACGACGACACCGGGACGGACGCCCGGCCCCCGGCCACCGACTCGACGACCGCCACCCCCTCCAAGGGCCCCAGCCGGGGCACGGTCGACCTCTCCGACGACTCCGACGCCAAGGAGAAGGGGAAGGACGACGAGAAGTCCGCGAGCCCGACCGAGAAGGCCAAGGAGCAGGAAGACAAGAAAACCGAGGCATCCGCCTCCCCGTCGAAGAACGCCGGCGGCGGTACCACGGGCGGCAGTTCGGAGGGCTCGGACAGCTCGGGCGGCTCCACCGCCGGTGGTACCACCACCGGCGGAGGCGAGCCCACGCCGGAACCGTCCTGTTTCCCGATCGGCGGCGGCAAGTACAACTGCACGGTCTGGCGCACCGCCAAGTCCTACACCGCCGCCGGCACCGAGGTCGGCGTCCTCAACCAGGGCACCAACTACTTCTACTGCCAGCAGAACCTCGGCCGCCGCGAGACCTACGGCGAGTGGACCAACATCTGGTGGGCCAAGACGGACGACGACAGCGGCAACACGAACGTCTTCGTCAGCGACGTCTACATCCAGGGCGGCGACAACGACGCCCCGGTGCCCGGCCTCCCGGTCTGCTGA
- a CDS encoding HpcH/HpaI aldolase/citrate lyase family protein, with amino-acid sequence MGQGRQEIVATSLAGAVSEEISASLAPVDAELERRYPGDPGTRQPVHTVYVPGDVFTADTIRSWGDRALAALDEHAPDAAAFATVLGLSDDLAGPVYDRVRTKLEREPIEDLRVDFEDGYGPRPDAEEDETAARAARLIAQAYAEGTAAPYMGIRMKCMEAPVRDRGIRTLDIFLTGLLEAGGLPDGLVLTLPKVTYAEQVTAMVRLLEAFEKARGLEPGRIGFEIQIETSQSILAADGTATVARMIDAAEGRATGLHYGTFDYSACLGVSAAYQASDHPAADHAKAIMQVAAAGTGVRVSDGSTNVLPVGPTHQVHDAWRLHYGLTRRALSRAYYQGWDMHPGHIPTRYAAVFAFYREGYEQAAARLSRYAGRVGGDVMDEPATAKALSGYLLRGLDCGALDLDEVVKATGLNRVGLEGFAAPRRADPTIAGQEAGGSHGG; translated from the coding sequence ATGGGGCAAGGCAGGCAGGAGATCGTCGCGACGAGTCTCGCGGGCGCCGTCAGCGAGGAGATCAGCGCCTCCCTCGCCCCCGTCGACGCGGAGTTGGAGCGCCGCTACCCCGGCGACCCCGGCACCCGTCAGCCCGTGCACACCGTCTACGTGCCCGGTGATGTCTTCACCGCCGACACCATCCGCTCCTGGGGCGACCGGGCACTCGCCGCCCTCGACGAGCACGCCCCGGACGCCGCCGCCTTCGCCACCGTCCTCGGCCTGAGCGACGACCTCGCCGGGCCTGTGTACGACCGCGTCCGCACCAAGCTGGAACGCGAGCCGATCGAGGACCTGCGCGTCGACTTCGAGGACGGCTACGGCCCGCGGCCCGACGCCGAGGAGGACGAGACCGCCGCACGGGCCGCCCGGCTGATCGCCCAGGCGTACGCCGAGGGCACGGCCGCCCCGTACATGGGCATCCGTATGAAGTGCATGGAGGCCCCGGTTCGCGACCGGGGCATCCGTACGCTCGACATCTTCCTCACCGGCCTGCTGGAGGCCGGCGGCCTGCCCGACGGACTGGTCCTGACCCTGCCCAAGGTCACCTACGCCGAGCAGGTCACCGCCATGGTCCGGCTCCTGGAGGCCTTCGAGAAGGCACGCGGCCTCGAGCCCGGCCGGATCGGCTTCGAGATCCAGATCGAGACCAGCCAGTCCATCCTCGCCGCCGACGGCACCGCCACCGTCGCCCGTATGATCGACGCCGCCGAGGGCCGCGCCACGGGCCTGCACTACGGCACCTTCGATTACAGCGCCTGCCTCGGCGTCTCCGCCGCCTACCAGGCCAGCGACCACCCCGCCGCCGACCACGCCAAGGCGATCATGCAGGTCGCCGCGGCGGGCACCGGCGTACGCGTCTCGGACGGCTCCACCAACGTCCTGCCGGTCGGCCCCACCCACCAGGTCCACGACGCCTGGCGGCTGCACTACGGCCTCACCCGCCGCGCCCTGTCCCGCGCCTACTACCAGGGCTGGGACATGCACCCCGGCCACATCCCCACCCGCTACGCGGCCGTCTTCGCCTTCTACCGCGAGGGCTACGAACAGGCCGCCGCGCGCCTCTCCCGGTACGCGGGCCGCGTCGGCGGCGACGTCATGGACGAGCCCGCGACGGCCAAGGCGCTCAGCGGCTACCTGCTGCGGGGCCTCGACTGCGGCGCGCTCGACCTCGACGAGGTGGTGAAGGCGACCGGGCTGAACCGCGTCGGCCTGGAGGGCTTCGCGGCACCCCGGCGGGCGGATCCGACGATCGCCGGCCAGGAGGCGGGCGGGTCGCACGGCGGGTAA